One stretch of Corallococcus soli DNA includes these proteins:
- a CDS encoding 6-phosphofructokinase: MTRPLRLGVLTGGGDCPGLNALIRGLVRRGAHEFGHSFVGIENGFMGLMEPELVRPLGVEDTRGILPKGGTILGTSNKANPFAYPVREGAAWVERDLSDHAVRRCQELALDGLIAIGGDGTLSIAHRLSEKGLKVVGCPKTIDNDLSGTDQTFGFDTARLIVTEALDRLHSTAESHDRVMVVEIMGRHAGFLTLESGIAGGADLILIPEIPYRVEAVLETLRRRATRRRSFSIIAISEGAYPEGGVLSVVAQAADIPGRGVVRLGGSGKVCADLLASHIDAEIRVTVLGHLQRGGSPSAADRVLATRYGCKVLDLVRDGDWGHMVALRNNDIVSVPLSESRKERRVDPQGDLVRFARSMGIGFGD; encoded by the coding sequence ATGACCCGACCTCTTCGACTCGGAGTCCTCACCGGCGGTGGCGACTGCCCGGGACTCAATGCGCTCATCCGGGGCCTCGTCCGACGGGGCGCCCACGAATTCGGCCACTCGTTCGTCGGCATCGAGAACGGCTTCATGGGGCTGATGGAGCCGGAGCTCGTCCGCCCGCTGGGCGTGGAGGACACGCGCGGCATCCTGCCCAAGGGCGGCACCATCCTGGGCACGTCCAACAAGGCGAACCCGTTCGCCTACCCGGTGCGTGAGGGCGCGGCCTGGGTGGAGCGGGACTTGTCGGACCACGCGGTGCGCCGCTGCCAGGAGCTGGCGCTGGACGGACTCATCGCCATTGGCGGTGACGGCACGCTGTCCATCGCGCACCGGCTGTCGGAGAAGGGGCTGAAGGTCGTCGGGTGTCCGAAGACCATCGACAATGATCTGTCCGGCACGGATCAGACGTTCGGGTTCGACACCGCGCGGCTCATCGTCACGGAGGCGCTGGACCGACTGCACTCCACCGCGGAGTCCCACGACCGCGTGATGGTGGTGGAGATCATGGGCCGGCACGCGGGCTTCCTCACGCTGGAGAGCGGCATCGCGGGCGGCGCGGACCTCATCCTCATCCCGGAGATTCCATACCGCGTGGAGGCGGTGCTGGAGACGCTGCGCCGCCGGGCCACGCGCCGCCGCAGCTTCTCCATCATCGCCATCTCCGAGGGGGCCTACCCGGAGGGCGGCGTGCTGTCGGTGGTGGCGCAGGCGGCGGACATCCCGGGCCGGGGCGTGGTGCGACTGGGCGGCTCCGGCAAGGTGTGCGCGGATCTGCTCGCCAGCCACATCGACGCGGAGATTCGTGTCACGGTGCTCGGCCACCTGCAGCGCGGTGGCAGCCCGAGCGCGGCGGACCGCGTGCTGGCGACGCGCTACGGCTGCAAGGTGTTGGATCTGGTGCGGGATGGTGATTGGGGGCACATGGTGGCGCTCAGGAACAACGACATCGTCAGCGTTCCCTTGAGCGAGTCGCGCAAGGAGCGCCGGGTGGATCCCCAGGGGGACCTGGTGCGTTTCGCGCGGAGCATGGGCATCGGTTTCGGGGACTGA
- a CDS encoding collagen binding domain-containing protein produces MRRALRTLALALWVSGAGCAFLDEDEPPVQLVCRSDAECAGGQVCFVDGCGNPGGDIVVEVQAHPRAGLHAQDFPVDRLRPEQNLELFSPVSLRGQVSRGAAPTPDGGTAPAAYRAPIHLLATGESRLIPGVARRYEATLVPDDGAWTLPVGSGDYTVTLTPLDPTVPPLLRTTSVDPGTGGQVAFELPAPTRLASLTGTVVLQGTRRVDADLEVQALDELLRPLSQRARIHRATGAFQLALSLEDATRPTVLLRVSPVNAGDLLPRKTFVVDPSAGPTAPLELGDPGAPVRVEGRVLEGERAVPIAGARVSLQGRVNGGGTFQGVPVLTDKDGRFQLVSLPGPPDGPLTLVIVPPPTSAARLTLQPVTVNAQDTVLPDVTCPSRMRVEGTVRQPDSSSPASGVRIVVEPVGALSGWPQPPMGFESPYTTDALGGFQLALDPGEYRLDFLPGENLPRVSRFVTVPPRTQEAERLELVPFTLSRGRSLSGRITLPPDPALAPDGIAANASVRFFRVVTVAGRPASLLLAQTVSDSTGRYSTVLPTR; encoded by the coding sequence GTGAGGCGCGCGCTCCGGACCCTGGCCCTGGCGCTGTGGGTGTCGGGCGCCGGGTGTGCCTTCCTGGATGAGGACGAGCCGCCGGTCCAGCTGGTGTGCCGCTCCGACGCGGAGTGCGCCGGGGGCCAGGTGTGCTTCGTGGACGGCTGCGGCAACCCGGGCGGCGACATCGTCGTGGAGGTGCAGGCCCACCCCCGGGCGGGGCTGCACGCGCAGGACTTCCCGGTGGACCGGCTGCGCCCGGAGCAGAACCTGGAGCTGTTCAGCCCCGTGAGCCTGCGGGGCCAGGTGTCGCGCGGCGCGGCCCCCACCCCGGACGGAGGCACCGCGCCGGCCGCCTACCGCGCCCCCATCCACCTGCTCGCCACCGGGGAGAGCCGCCTCATCCCGGGCGTCGCGCGGCGGTATGAGGCGACGCTCGTCCCGGACGACGGCGCGTGGACGCTGCCCGTGGGCAGCGGCGACTACACGGTGACGCTCACCCCGTTGGATCCCACCGTGCCCCCGCTCCTGCGCACCACGTCGGTGGACCCGGGCACCGGCGGACAGGTGGCGTTCGAGCTGCCCGCGCCCACGCGGCTCGCCTCGCTCACGGGGACGGTGGTGCTCCAGGGCACCCGGCGCGTGGACGCGGACCTGGAGGTGCAGGCGCTGGATGAGCTGCTGCGTCCTCTGTCTCAGCGCGCGCGCATCCACCGGGCCACGGGGGCGTTCCAGCTGGCGCTCAGCCTGGAGGACGCGACGCGCCCCACGGTGCTCCTGCGCGTGTCGCCGGTGAACGCCGGGGACCTGCTGCCCCGGAAGACCTTCGTGGTGGATCCCTCCGCCGGCCCCACCGCCCCGCTGGAGCTGGGGGACCCGGGGGCGCCGGTGCGCGTGGAGGGCCGCGTGCTGGAGGGCGAACGCGCGGTGCCCATCGCCGGGGCGCGCGTGTCGCTCCAGGGCCGGGTGAACGGCGGCGGCACCTTCCAGGGCGTGCCGGTGCTGACCGACAAGGACGGCCGCTTCCAGCTGGTGTCCCTGCCCGGCCCGCCGGACGGCCCGCTCACGCTCGTCATCGTCCCGCCGCCGACCTCGGCCGCGCGCCTCACGCTCCAGCCGGTGACCGTCAACGCCCAGGACACCGTCCTGCCGGACGTGACGTGCCCCTCGCGCATGCGGGTGGAGGGGACCGTGCGGCAGCCCGACAGCAGCAGCCCCGCGTCGGGCGTGCGCATCGTGGTGGAGCCGGTGGGCGCCCTGTCCGGCTGGCCCCAGCCGCCCATGGGCTTCGAGTCCCCCTACACCACCGACGCCCTGGGAGGCTTCCAACTGGCGTTGGATCCCGGCGAGTACCGGCTGGACTTCCTGCCCGGGGAGAACCTGCCGCGCGTCAGCCGCTTCGTCACCGTACCGCCCCGGACGCAGGAGGCGGAGCGGCTGGAGCTGGTGCCCTTCACGCTGTCGCGGGGGCGCTCGCTGAGCGGGCGCATCACCCTGCCCCCGGATCCCGCGCTGGCTCCGGACGGCATCGCGGCGAACGCGTCCGTGCGCTTCTTCCGCGTGGTGACGGTGGCGGGCCGCCCCGCGTCACTGCTGCTGGCGCAGACGGTGTCCGACAGCACGGGGCGCTACTCCACCGTGCTGCCCACGCGCTGA
- a CDS encoding YciI family protein — translation MRFMMIVKASADSEAGKLPSTEELEAMGKYNEELVKAGILLAGEGLHGTSKGARVRFSGKQTTVVDGPFTETKELVAGFWIIEVKSKAEAIAWARRVPFVEGEIEVRQVASAEDFAASDPTGELMAKEEQLRAQVEQRAKA, via the coding sequence ATGCGATTCATGATGATCGTGAAGGCCAGCGCGGACAGCGAAGCCGGCAAGCTCCCCTCCACCGAGGAGCTGGAGGCCATGGGGAAGTACAACGAGGAGCTGGTGAAGGCCGGCATCCTGCTCGCCGGCGAGGGCCTCCATGGCACCTCCAAGGGAGCGAGGGTGCGCTTCTCCGGCAAGCAGACGACCGTGGTGGACGGCCCGTTCACGGAGACGAAGGAGCTGGTGGCCGGCTTCTGGATCATCGAGGTGAAGTCGAAGGCGGAGGCCATCGCCTGGGCGCGGCGCGTCCCCTTCGTGGAGGGGGAGATCGAAGTCCGTCAGGTGGCCTCCGCGGAGGACTTCGCGGCGAGCGACCCCACCGGCGAGCTCATGGCGAAGGAGGAGCAGCTGCGCGCGCAGGTGGAGCAGCGCGCGAAGGCCTGA
- a CDS encoding tetratricopeptide repeat protein codes for MSRGPLRILLLVLALLGPAFARAQAPSADPEVAALRSSFEYGKYAEVLERAGQRIDRGDLPEEDLVELHKLAGLSAFNLNRTEEAERHLRAVLRLDPDFSLDPFVVPPPAVAFFEDLKNQMAGEREFLRQEQRLRLEREKAEAERREQERVALETQRRRAEELARQVTVRTVEKRNFLVNFVPFGAGQFQQGRNSMGIVFAATEGALAITSIIAFFAYDSLFEERFITLDNVLDEDGRASIPVRFIPTDRARQADTWQLLKLASATGFYTVYTLGVVDAVYHHEDQVVTSTTVESRPEPKPPAVSMVPPPRLRLYSTRGGLGAGLTLTF; via the coding sequence ATGAGCCGTGGCCCGCTGCGCATCCTGCTGCTCGTGCTGGCCCTGCTGGGTCCCGCCTTCGCGCGCGCGCAGGCGCCCAGCGCGGATCCGGAGGTCGCCGCCCTGCGCTCGTCCTTCGAATACGGCAAGTACGCGGAGGTGCTGGAGCGCGCGGGACAGCGCATCGACCGGGGCGACCTGCCGGAGGAGGACCTCGTGGAGCTGCACAAGCTCGCGGGCCTGTCCGCCTTCAACCTGAACCGCACCGAGGAAGCCGAGCGCCACCTGCGCGCCGTGCTCCGCCTGGATCCCGACTTCAGCCTGGACCCCTTCGTCGTCCCGCCCCCGGCCGTCGCCTTCTTCGAGGACCTGAAGAACCAGATGGCCGGCGAGCGCGAGTTCCTCCGCCAGGAGCAGCGCCTGCGCCTGGAGCGCGAGAAGGCGGAGGCCGAGCGCCGCGAGCAGGAGCGCGTCGCCCTGGAGACCCAGCGCCGCCGCGCGGAGGAGCTGGCCCGCCAGGTCACGGTGCGCACCGTGGAGAAGCGCAACTTCCTGGTCAACTTCGTCCCGTTCGGCGCGGGTCAGTTCCAGCAGGGCCGCAACAGCATGGGCATCGTCTTCGCGGCCACCGAGGGCGCGCTCGCCATCACCAGCATCATCGCGTTCTTCGCGTACGACTCGCTCTTCGAGGAGCGGTTCATCACGCTGGACAACGTCCTGGATGAGGACGGCCGCGCCTCCATCCCGGTGCGCTTCATCCCCACCGACCGCGCCCGGCAGGCGGACACCTGGCAGTTGCTGAAGCTGGCGTCCGCCACCGGCTTCTACACCGTGTACACGCTGGGCGTGGTGGACGCCGTCTACCACCACGAGGATCAGGTGGTGACCAGCACCACCGTGGAATCCCGCCCCGAACCGAAGCCTCCCGCCGTCTCCATGGTCCCGCCCCCGCGCCTGCGGCTCTACTCCACCCGCGGTGGGCTGGGCGCCGGCCTCACCCTCACGTTCTAG
- a CDS encoding sigma 54-interacting transcriptional regulator, producing the protein MASLTVRTPDGKVRTVSLLKRITSLGRGPDNDVPLEDSAVPPNALHVTYDGTRYEVGSLGATFHVNGKRRDNHALSTGDVVKVGGTELTFSREDAPRESVRREVPEREVSLSAASAQSSDSHTSELPGVAGRELVLLKRLTAFSERLSGTYDVDRILESLLDEAIEVTRADKGFLILMESGEPRVKAARNVARENIEDAVEKLSDSIIAKVVKDQRAIIVADALDAPEFKASESVVNLKVHSVMCVPVMHKGDLFGVLYVGNDRLVNRFEPKSLDMLTVFAAQASLLLQNALLVNDLKLDNTELRRKLEDQRYGDIVGACQGMRDVYKRIDKIAPTDISVLITGETGTGKELIAREIHRRSPRTKGPFITVNCGAIPENLLESELFGHAKGAFTGAVATRPGKFQAAIGGTLFLDEIGEMPLQLQVKLLRALQDKIVYKVGENRGEPVDIRVVAATNKILEEEVKRNAFREDLYYRLNVVTVKLPPLRERGEDVIVLGRFFLQKYSREFNAKARGFTPAAAVAMKKYGWPGNIRELENRLKKAVVLADKPLLGADDLDLKPENLEPIMPLLQAKEEFQKRYINEVLARNNGNRTKTAKDLGVDPRTIFRHLEKLEAEKTGRPLPPEEGEELL; encoded by the coding sequence ATGGCCAGCCTCACCGTCCGCACCCCCGATGGAAAGGTCCGCACGGTCTCCCTGCTCAAGCGCATCACCAGCCTGGGGCGGGGACCCGACAACGACGTGCCCCTGGAGGACTCCGCCGTTCCTCCCAACGCGCTGCACGTCACCTACGACGGCACCCGCTACGAGGTGGGCAGCCTGGGCGCCACCTTCCACGTCAACGGCAAGCGGCGCGACAACCACGCGCTGTCCACCGGCGACGTGGTCAAGGTGGGCGGCACGGAGCTCACCTTCTCCCGCGAGGACGCCCCGCGCGAATCCGTGCGCCGTGAAGTCCCCGAGCGCGAGGTGTCCCTCTCCGCGGCCTCCGCCCAGTCGTCGGATTCGCACACGTCCGAGCTGCCCGGCGTGGCGGGCCGGGAGCTGGTGCTGCTCAAGCGGCTGACCGCCTTCAGCGAGCGGCTGTCCGGCACCTACGACGTGGACCGCATCCTGGAGAGCCTGCTGGACGAGGCCATCGAGGTGACGCGCGCCGACAAGGGCTTCCTCATCCTGATGGAGAGCGGCGAGCCGCGCGTGAAGGCCGCGCGCAACGTGGCGCGGGAGAACATCGAGGACGCGGTGGAGAAGCTGTCCGACTCCATCATCGCCAAGGTGGTGAAGGACCAGCGCGCCATCATCGTCGCGGACGCGCTGGACGCGCCGGAGTTCAAGGCCAGCGAGTCGGTGGTGAACCTCAAGGTCCACTCCGTCATGTGCGTGCCCGTCATGCACAAGGGCGACCTGTTCGGCGTGCTCTACGTGGGCAATGACCGGCTGGTGAACCGCTTCGAACCCAAGAGCCTGGACATGCTCACGGTGTTCGCGGCGCAGGCGTCCCTGCTGTTGCAGAACGCGCTGCTCGTCAACGACCTGAAACTGGACAACACGGAGCTGCGCCGCAAGCTGGAGGACCAGCGCTACGGCGACATCGTGGGCGCGTGCCAGGGCATGCGGGACGTGTACAAGCGCATCGACAAGATCGCGCCCACGGACATCTCCGTGCTCATCACCGGCGAGACGGGCACCGGCAAGGAGCTCATCGCCCGGGAGATCCACCGCCGCTCGCCGCGCACCAAGGGCCCCTTCATCACGGTGAACTGCGGCGCCATCCCCGAGAACCTGCTGGAGAGCGAGCTGTTCGGCCACGCCAAGGGCGCCTTCACCGGCGCGGTGGCCACCCGGCCCGGCAAGTTCCAGGCGGCCATCGGCGGCACGCTCTTCCTGGACGAAATCGGGGAGATGCCGCTCCAGCTCCAGGTGAAGCTGCTGCGCGCCCTCCAGGACAAGATCGTCTACAAGGTCGGGGAGAACCGCGGCGAACCGGTGGACATCCGCGTGGTGGCCGCGACGAACAAGATTCTGGAGGAAGAGGTCAAGCGCAACGCGTTCCGCGAGGACCTCTACTACCGGCTCAACGTCGTCACCGTGAAGCTGCCGCCCCTGCGCGAGCGCGGCGAGGACGTCATCGTCCTGGGCCGCTTCTTCCTGCAGAAGTATTCGCGTGAGTTCAACGCCAAGGCGCGCGGCTTCACGCCCGCGGCCGCCGTGGCGATGAAGAAGTACGGCTGGCCGGGCAACATCCGCGAGCTGGAGAACCGCCTGAAGAAGGCGGTGGTGCTGGCGGACAAGCCGCTGCTGGGCGCGGACGACCTGGACCTCAAGCCGGAGAACCTGGAGCCCATCATGCCGCTGCTCCAGGCGAAGGAGGAGTTCCAGAAGCGCTACATCAACGAAGTGCTGGCCCGGAACAACGGCAACCGCACCAAGACGGCCAAGGACCTGGGCGTGGATCCGCGCACCATCTTCCGCCACCTGGAGAAGCTGGAGGCGGAGAAGACGGGCCGGCCCCTGCCCCCCGAGGAGGGCGAGGAACTGCTGTAG
- a CDS encoding S1C family serine protease yields MFSLLLVAVLAQGPLTPPGPPTSPAPDAGVADAVVPPLPVASLPPATHDLFRRIQGRVSQVRIIERRSGTKSSIGSAFFVSEKGHALTNYHVVSDVVLHPEDYTAELDRGDATVPVRLLAVDVASDLAIIQVEAPVADFFRLEDREPPQGTRLFAMGNPRDLGTTIVEGTYNGLVRDALYERVHFSGAINPGMSGGPTLSGEGNVVGVNVATMGNQVGFLVPVTKARQLLDRTLALPAPPDAAALRKSVGEQLMANQQRITDRLMATELPKQVLGDYRVPGRWSPFLKCWGDTPHDPETPYTVTSYQCSSEEDIFLSSSHRTGVVTYLHQHVTSQKLGAMRFSALYSTLFSQDPDPVPATREDVTNFRCKSEFVDVKGLTVRAAICLRAYRRFPGLYDLVLRAATLNASTHGVDTSLTLGGFSADNARKLARRYLEGLSWTK; encoded by the coding sequence ATGTTCTCCCTCCTTCTTGTCGCCGTGCTCGCGCAGGGGCCCCTGACGCCCCCGGGCCCGCCGACCTCCCCCGCGCCGGATGCCGGCGTCGCGGACGCGGTGGTGCCGCCCCTGCCGGTGGCGTCGCTGCCGCCCGCCACCCACGACCTGTTCCGCCGCATCCAGGGCCGTGTCTCGCAGGTGCGCATCATCGAGCGCCGCTCCGGCACCAAGTCCTCCATCGGCTCCGCGTTCTTCGTGAGCGAGAAGGGCCACGCGCTCACGAACTACCACGTCGTCTCCGACGTGGTGCTCCACCCGGAGGACTACACGGCGGAGCTGGACCGGGGCGACGCGACGGTGCCGGTGCGCCTGCTCGCCGTGGACGTGGCCAGCGACCTGGCCATCATCCAGGTGGAGGCCCCCGTCGCGGACTTCTTCCGCCTGGAGGATCGCGAACCGCCGCAGGGCACGCGCCTGTTCGCCATGGGCAACCCGCGCGACCTGGGCACCACCATCGTGGAGGGCACCTACAACGGCCTCGTGCGCGATGCCCTCTACGAGCGCGTGCACTTCTCCGGCGCCATCAACCCCGGCATGAGCGGCGGGCCCACGCTCAGCGGCGAGGGCAACGTGGTGGGCGTCAACGTGGCCACCATGGGCAACCAGGTGGGCTTCCTCGTCCCGGTGACCAAGGCGCGGCAGTTGCTGGATCGCACCCTGGCGCTCCCGGCCCCGCCGGACGCCGCCGCGCTGCGCAAGTCCGTGGGCGAGCAGCTGATGGCCAACCAGCAGCGCATCACCGACCGGCTGATGGCCACGGAGCTGCCGAAGCAGGTGCTGGGCGACTACCGCGTCCCGGGCCGCTGGAGCCCGTTCCTCAAGTGCTGGGGCGACACGCCGCATGATCCGGAGACGCCCTACACGGTGACCAGCTACCAGTGCTCCTCCGAGGAGGACATCTTCCTGTCCTCCAGCCACCGCACGGGCGTCGTCACCTACCTGCACCAGCACGTGACGAGCCAGAAGCTGGGCGCGATGCGCTTCTCCGCGCTCTACAGCACGCTCTTCTCCCAGGATCCGGATCCGGTGCCGGCCACGCGCGAGGACGTCACCAACTTCCGCTGCAAGTCTGAGTTCGTGGACGTGAAGGGCCTCACGGTGCGCGCCGCCATCTGCCTGCGCGCCTACCGCCGCTTCCCGGGCCTCTATGATCTGGTGCTGCGCGCGGCCACGCTGAACGCCTCCACGCACGGGGTGGACACCAGCCTCACGCTGGGCGGCTTCTCCGCGGACAACGCGCGCAAGCTGGCGCGGCGCTACCTGGAGGGCCTGTCGTGGACGAAGTGA
- a CDS encoding serine/threonine-protein kinase: MSLVGRHIGRYRILEELGSGGMSVVYKGLDTALDREVAVKVLHPHLAGKDESRRRLAREARAVAKLHHPNILEVFDFSSAEAHDAFIVTEYIRGRTLKTYLDDGPMEPPELAAMIIHELAAALAHAHEAGVIHRDLKPENVMVREDGVLKLMDFGIARLLDIEDRMTVTGALVGSPAHMSPEIIEGLEAGPEADVFSLGIMFYALMTGRLPFTASNTTATLKRILDGTYEDPRRRVPALSDELAEICATCLQRDPQRRYPNAGKLRDALADALAGLGFSRVGEELISFFADPPSYQRLARQRIVAALLERGERQLQEKRTPRALACLNHVLALDATNERALGLLKGIQRQQRRRTWRRRGLRAGIGVGLVIALGLGGWQWNRARQEAGARAPAEHAGTGGVVAGGASGTPNGAAGAGASDGSQQVAGGPNAPGGSRVAGGPAGAPSGAQAGGGPTGPLPGSDLTGRTGEARDPNAPATPGRDAVAPSPPDSTPRAPNGAAVAERPTGTLPSSTERSPRQPLVASLDATDDTAAKSARAGRLPVSILVRPYGSIRVDGGPASPQQLAQHDVLVAPGPHTIIVSCSYCEDSTETIDVKAEGENVFRLRALLKPSQLTLDYQPPDAIVRVGDEEKTARDSVQQPFDVRSPRGPASFQHRVEVEISSPGYRTEKRVVLLEPGKPTTLRGSLAPE; encoded by the coding sequence ATGTCGCTCGTCGGCCGCCATATCGGTCGCTATCGCATCCTGGAGGAGCTGGGCTCCGGGGGCATGAGCGTCGTGTACAAGGGGCTCGACACCGCCCTGGACCGCGAGGTCGCGGTGAAGGTGCTGCACCCGCACCTGGCCGGCAAGGACGAGTCCCGGCGCAGGCTTGCCCGCGAGGCGCGCGCCGTCGCGAAGCTGCACCATCCGAACATCCTGGAGGTCTTCGACTTCTCGTCGGCGGAGGCGCACGACGCCTTCATCGTCACGGAGTACATCCGGGGCCGCACGCTCAAGACGTACCTGGATGACGGTCCCATGGAGCCGCCGGAGCTGGCGGCGATGATCATCCACGAGCTGGCGGCGGCGCTGGCGCACGCGCACGAAGCGGGCGTCATCCACCGCGACCTCAAGCCGGAGAACGTCATGGTGCGCGAGGACGGGGTCCTCAAGCTCATGGACTTCGGCATCGCGCGGCTCCTGGACATCGAGGACCGGATGACGGTGACGGGCGCGCTGGTGGGCTCGCCCGCGCACATGTCGCCGGAGATCATCGAAGGCCTGGAGGCCGGGCCGGAGGCGGACGTCTTCAGCCTGGGCATCATGTTCTACGCGCTGATGACGGGCCGGCTGCCGTTCACCGCGTCCAACACCACCGCGACGCTCAAGCGCATCCTGGACGGGACATACGAGGATCCGCGCCGCCGCGTGCCCGCGCTGTCGGACGAGCTGGCGGAGATCTGCGCGACGTGCCTCCAGCGGGATCCGCAGCGGCGCTACCCCAACGCGGGCAAGCTGCGCGACGCGCTGGCGGACGCGCTGGCGGGGCTGGGGTTCTCCCGCGTGGGCGAGGAGCTGATCTCCTTCTTCGCGGATCCGCCGTCGTACCAGCGGCTCGCGCGCCAGCGCATCGTCGCGGCGCTGCTGGAGCGCGGGGAGCGGCAGCTCCAGGAGAAGCGGACGCCTCGCGCGCTGGCGTGCCTCAACCACGTGCTCGCGCTGGACGCGACGAACGAGCGGGCCCTGGGGCTGCTCAAGGGCATCCAGCGCCAGCAGCGGCGGCGGACGTGGCGGCGGCGGGGGCTGAGAGCGGGCATCGGGGTGGGCCTGGTGATCGCGCTGGGCCTGGGCGGGTGGCAGTGGAACCGCGCGCGACAGGAGGCCGGTGCACGGGCCCCGGCCGAGCACGCGGGCACTGGAGGAGTCGTCGCGGGCGGTGCGTCTGGCACGCCCAACGGTGCTGCCGGAGCGGGCGCGTCTGACGGTTCTCAGCAGGTCGCGGGCGGCCCGAACGCACCCGGCGGATCGCGGGTCGCGGGCGGCCCCGCGGGTGCTCCCAGCGGTGCGCAGGCCGGAGGCGGCCCCACCGGCCCTCTACCGGGGTCGGACCTCACGGGCAGGACTGGCGAAGCGCGGGACCCGAACGCTCCGGCGACACCGGGACGCGACGCCGTCGCTCCGTCCCCTCCGGATTCCACGCCCCGCGCGCCGAACGGCGCCGCCGTCGCGGAGCGCCCCACCGGTACGCTCCCCTCCTCCACCGAGCGAAGTCCGCGCCAGCCCCTGGTCGCGAGCCTCGACGCCACGGACGACACCGCGGCGAAGAGCGCCCGCGCGGGTCGGCTCCCGGTGTCCATCCTCGTGCGCCCCTACGGCTCCATCCGCGTGGACGGAGGCCCGGCCAGCCCCCAGCAGCTCGCGCAGCACGACGTGCTCGTGGCGCCGGGGCCGCACACCATCATCGTCTCCTGTAGCTACTGCGAGGACTCGACGGAGACCATCGACGTGAAGGCGGAGGGCGAGAACGTCTTCCGCCTGCGCGCCCTGCTCAAGCCCTCGCAGCTCACCCTGGACTACCAGCCGCCGGACGCCATCGTGCGCGTGGGCGACGAGGAGAAGACCGCGCGCGACAGCGTCCAGCAGCCCTTCGACGTCCGCTCCCCCCGGGGCCCCGCCAGCTTCCAGCACCGCGTGGAGGTGGAGATCTCCTCGCCCGGGTACAGGACGGAGAAGCGCGTCGTGCTGCTGGAGCCGGGCAAGCCCACCACCCTTCGTGGGAGCCTGGCGCCCGAATGA
- a CDS encoding tetratricopeptide repeat protein — protein MPPSESPKTDLDKELSELRREVIESRNLVIKTDNLLKNLHAEVKAVGKRHEDFQKRQWISSAVAYALFAILAVGGAVLVSGARSSSSTNERERLEKQVSDLSTQLEKQRGDATAHLTAQRAAGEVYKMMTTLPGDERLKGIDALVKLDTQRLSSLERQALNDRAAALRRETGDAAFERGKLAFRRNEMNAVVSDLSRFLAMNPAEADALDASFFLGTAYNQLRQHDKAVPLLARFVDGDKKSKTRDYAMLLLAQSYQETGAYDKAADTVRDALATYPATQYLSQFRGRLSSAKRAASGGDAAPPAGVPGVAPAAQTAAPAGQ, from the coding sequence ATGCCCCCCTCTGAATCGCCGAAGACTGACCTCGACAAGGAGCTCTCCGAGCTCCGTCGTGAAGTCATCGAATCGCGCAACCTCGTCATCAAGACGGACAACCTGCTGAAGAACCTCCACGCGGAGGTGAAGGCGGTCGGCAAGCGTCACGAGGACTTCCAGAAGCGGCAGTGGATCTCCTCGGCCGTGGCCTACGCGCTGTTCGCGATCCTGGCGGTCGGTGGCGCGGTGCTGGTCAGCGGCGCGCGCAGCTCCAGCTCCACCAACGAGCGCGAGCGCCTGGAGAAGCAGGTCTCGGACCTGAGCACCCAGTTGGAGAAGCAGCGCGGCGACGCCACCGCGCACCTGACGGCCCAGCGCGCCGCGGGTGAGGTCTACAAGATGATGACGACGCTGCCCGGGGACGAGCGCCTCAAGGGCATCGACGCGCTGGTGAAGCTGGACACGCAGCGGCTGTCGTCGCTGGAGCGCCAGGCCCTCAATGATCGCGCCGCCGCCCTGCGCCGTGAGACGGGCGACGCCGCCTTCGAGCGCGGCAAGCTGGCCTTCCGCCGCAATGAGATGAACGCGGTGGTGTCGGACCTGTCGCGCTTCCTCGCCATGAACCCCGCGGAGGCGGACGCGCTGGACGCGTCCTTCTTCCTGGGCACGGCGTACAACCAGCTGCGCCAGCACGACAAGGCGGTGCCGCTGCTGGCCCGCTTCGTGGACGGCGACAAGAAGTCCAAGACGCGCGACTACGCCATGCTGCTGCTCGCCCAGTCGTACCAGGAGACGGGCGCGTACGATAAGGCGGCGGACACGGTGCGCGACGCGCTGGCCACGTACCCGGCCACCCAGTACCTGTCGCAGTTCCGCGGTCGCCTCTCGTCCGCCAAGCGCGCCGCCTCCGGTGGTGACGCCGCGCCGCCCGCCGGTGTCCCCGGTGTGGCTCCGGCCGCGCAGACCGCCGCCCCCGCGGGCCAGTAA